Proteins found in one uncultured Desulfuromonas sp. genomic segment:
- the cas6f gene encoding type I-F CRISPR-associated endoribonuclease Cas6/Csy4, with translation MDYFVEIKVLPDSEFKETTLISAVYSKLHRALVTLGNGAVGVSFPRAGNIPGDLIRLHGGLVLLETLMQSNWLKGLRDYTSVSPVQPVPETGKYLLVQRVQPKMTAARLRRAVRRGSMTEEEANNLLAKRKDLKQPFFQLQSQSSGQKFPLFIEQKEVAVANGGVFNSYGLSSVTTVPYF, from the coding sequence ATGGATTATTTTGTTGAAATAAAAGTGCTGCCCGATTCCGAATTTAAAGAAACGACTCTGATCAGTGCCGTGTATTCAAAGCTGCACAGGGCGTTAGTTACCCTTGGGAATGGTGCAGTCGGTGTCAGTTTTCCAAGAGCCGGGAACATCCCAGGTGATCTTATCCGCCTGCACGGCGGGTTGGTTTTGCTGGAAACATTGATGCAAAGCAACTGGCTGAAGGGACTTAGAGACTACACCTCTGTTTCGCCTGTCCAGCCTGTTCCAGAAACTGGAAAGTATTTACTTGTGCAACGAGTACAGCCGAAAATGACGGCGGCTCGCCTCAGAAGGGCGGTTCGGAGAGGTTCCATGACTGAAGAGGAGGCAAATAATCTTTTAGCAAAAAGAAAAGATTTAAAGCAGCCCTTTTTTCAGTTACAAAGCCAGTCAAGTGGTCAAAAGTTTCCGCTTTTTATTGAGCAAAAAGAAGTGGCTGTTGCCAATGGTGGCGTCTTTAATAGCTATGGGCTCAGTAGTGTGACTACGGTGCCGTATTTTTAA
- the csy3 gene encoding type I-F CRISPR-associated protein Csy3 produces the protein MANLQTASVLAFDRRLNPSDALMFSGNWGNRNKAELWQAITIEQKDVRGTISNRMKATIGNDPAKLDAEIQKANLQRVDVAALPFDADTLKVSFTLRIISGLIPSSCNNPEYQQALAEKISTYTELQGFKELANRYAENIANGRFLWRNRVGAEAIEIVVSHKEQTWRFDCENFSLRNFSASTGDLAALSQVIEQGLSGDGFAFVRVDAFVRLGQGQEVFPSQELILDKGKSDKSKVLYKVQNTAAIHSQKIGNALRTIDTWYPEADEIGPIAVEPYGSVTNRGKAYRQPKDKMDFYNLLDNWIIKDKAPDVEQQHYVIATLIRGGVFGKAD, from the coding sequence ATGGCCAATCTGCAAACCGCATCCGTCCTAGCTTTTGATCGCAGACTGAACCCTTCCGATGCTTTGATGTTCTCCGGCAATTGGGGTAACCGGAATAAAGCTGAACTATGGCAGGCGATTACGATAGAGCAGAAGGATGTACGCGGCACGATATCAAACCGTATGAAAGCCACTATTGGCAATGATCCGGCTAAACTCGATGCTGAAATCCAAAAAGCCAACCTGCAACGCGTCGATGTCGCTGCTTTGCCTTTTGATGCCGATACCCTTAAGGTGAGCTTTACCCTCCGCATTATCAGCGGGTTGATTCCTTCCTCCTGCAACAATCCCGAGTACCAGCAGGCTTTGGCGGAAAAAATAAGCACCTACACAGAGCTGCAGGGTTTCAAGGAACTGGCCAACCGTTACGCTGAAAATATCGCTAACGGACGTTTCCTGTGGCGCAACCGTGTCGGTGCCGAAGCTATTGAAATTGTGGTGTCTCACAAAGAGCAGACTTGGCGCTTTGATTGCGAAAACTTCAGTCTGCGTAATTTTTCCGCCTCGACAGGTGATCTGGCTGCTTTGAGTCAGGTCATCGAACAGGGATTGAGTGGTGACGGATTTGCTTTTGTGCGGGTTGATGCTTTTGTCCGCCTCGGGCAGGGGCAAGAGGTGTTTCCGTCACAAGAGCTGATTCTGGATAAGGGGAAATCAGATAAAAGCAAGGTTCTTTATAAAGTTCAGAACACCGCAGCCATCCATTCGCAGAAAATTGGCAATGCTTTGCGCACCATCGACACCTGGTATCCAGAAGCCGACGAAATCGGTCCCATTGCTGTTGAACCTTACGGTTCCGTGACTAATCGCGGAAAAGCCTACCGTCAGCCCAAAGACAAGATGGATTTCTACAATCTTCTCGATAACTGGATCATTAAAGACAAGGCGCCGGATGTGGAGCAACAGCACTACGTCATTGCCACGCTCATCCGCGGCGGAGTTTTTGGTAAAGCGGACTAA
- the csy2 gene encoding type I-F CRISPR-associated protein Csy2, with protein MKALLVLKHLQVQNANAISGLTWGFPAITHFLGFSHALSRFVQEQHRVTLGGCAVICHQHEVQACQPSGYGEYVFALTRNPLTKEGKTAPFNEEGRVHLDISLVIECDFSINAIDFDTDDDQQDQRLFEQQLSDKILTMRLAGGTILDMGRVQYVPLSDIPEQREKVFRRLMLSLLPGFLLVERRELLQEHFDVLCQQQPGAELLDAWLDFSALKYSAQTQSEEKVTPDSDTPAEWVRVDKPGQGWLVPIMTGYKAISPLYEAGEVTHTRDSQTPFRFAESTYSIGQWLSPHRVKDIRHIFWHYLHKEDWYLCQNTYQIPVEIN; from the coding sequence ATGAAGGCGCTTCTCGTTCTCAAACATCTGCAGGTGCAGAATGCCAATGCCATCTCCGGCCTGACTTGGGGCTTTCCCGCTATCACCCATTTTCTCGGTTTCAGCCATGCTTTGTCCCGGTTTGTGCAGGAACAGCACCGGGTGACGCTTGGCGGTTGTGCTGTCATTTGCCATCAACATGAGGTGCAGGCCTGTCAACCTTCCGGTTATGGGGAATATGTTTTCGCTCTCACCCGTAACCCTCTCACTAAAGAAGGGAAAACCGCACCATTCAACGAAGAGGGGCGCGTTCACCTTGATATTTCACTGGTGATTGAATGCGACTTCAGCATCAATGCCATTGATTTCGATACCGACGATGATCAGCAGGACCAACGCCTGTTTGAACAGCAGCTTAGCGACAAAATTCTCACCATGCGCCTGGCTGGCGGAACAATATTGGACATGGGGCGGGTTCAGTATGTGCCATTGTCAGATATTCCGGAACAGCGGGAAAAAGTTTTTCGCCGCCTGATGCTCAGCCTGCTGCCCGGCTTTTTGTTGGTGGAGCGTCGGGAGCTGTTGCAGGAGCATTTCGATGTTCTCTGCCAACAGCAACCGGGCGCAGAACTGCTGGATGCCTGGCTCGATTTCTCCGCTCTCAAATACAGCGCCCAGACACAGAGTGAGGAAAAGGTAACGCCAGATTCGGATACGCCTGCCGAGTGGGTACGCGTGGATAAACCGGGGCAGGGTTGGCTGGTGCCGATCATGACCGGCTATAAAGCTATTTCTCCGCTCTACGAGGCGGGCGAGGTGACCCATACGCGCGATAGCCAGACTCCTTTTCGCTTTGCGGAATCGACCTATTCAATCGGCCAGTGGCTCAGCCCACACCGAGTTAAGGATATTCGTCATATCTTTTGGCACTACCTGCACAAAGAGGATTGGTATCTGTGCCAAAACACTTATCAGATTCCTGTTGAAATCAACTGA
- the csy1 gene encoding type I-F CRISPR-associated protein Csy1: protein MTRLQEKIKAYIDKRATDKLEDFDKKAEKQKGTASPDDWLGLAPQLAEEREQLEQKYQWNTWLTDAAKRAKQINLVTHAPKFTHSDTRSMGILSREEKERPTESYLTSSSLKKLELDVVGNAAALDVAGLLQLQSDGGSLLDEIATGHSATLKALANSEEQYQEWLQGFSLALQSSELASGQLSKQIYFPVAEGYHLLSPLYATSLSQALYLRLTHAAYSDEAKAARKARKKGLFHPATVAFYPNVAQQSFGGTKPQNISKLNTTRYGRGFFLSCQPPVWQHQVKPPVTGKRSFWAGYTRRCRKTADFLKSYLERIYEQPSIKERRDFRGELVDELIDTLLLFAAEIQGMKEQAGWSRDCELSRAEQLWLDPYRGAEDADFRLEREQNDWQPEIAQQFASWLNHKIGDKSKKLFPDDKTHHEWTRLLKRKLALLKEDLEVEV from the coding sequence ATGACTCGACTACAAGAAAAAATCAAAGCCTACATCGACAAACGCGCCACGGATAAGTTGGAGGATTTTGACAAGAAAGCCGAAAAGCAAAAGGGCACGGCGTCACCGGACGACTGGCTTGGCCTTGCTCCGCAGCTCGCTGAAGAACGTGAGCAGCTAGAGCAGAAATATCAGTGGAATACCTGGCTGACCGACGCGGCCAAGCGGGCCAAGCAGATCAATCTCGTCACTCACGCGCCCAAATTCACCCATTCTGATACCCGCAGCATGGGGATTCTGAGCCGGGAGGAGAAAGAAAGGCCAACGGAAAGCTACTTGACCTCCTCGTCTCTCAAAAAGCTGGAACTTGATGTAGTCGGCAATGCTGCGGCGCTGGATGTTGCCGGGCTTCTTCAACTGCAAAGTGACGGTGGTTCTCTGCTGGATGAGATTGCCACTGGGCACAGTGCAACCCTAAAAGCTCTAGCCAATAGCGAGGAACAATATCAGGAGTGGCTGCAGGGATTCAGCCTGGCATTGCAGAGCAGTGAACTCGCTTCCGGCCAGCTTTCAAAGCAGATCTATTTTCCGGTTGCGGAAGGCTATCATCTGCTCAGTCCACTTTATGCCACCTCTTTGAGTCAGGCGCTTTACCTGCGTTTGACCCATGCCGCCTATTCCGATGAGGCCAAAGCCGCCCGGAAAGCACGTAAAAAGGGATTGTTTCATCCTGCCACGGTTGCCTTTTATCCCAATGTTGCACAGCAGAGCTTTGGCGGCACCAAGCCTCAGAATATCTCCAAATTAAATACCACTCGCTATGGACGCGGGTTTTTCCTCTCGTGCCAGCCCCCGGTTTGGCAGCATCAAGTCAAACCTCCCGTAACCGGAAAGAGGTCTTTCTGGGCCGGTTATACCCGCCGGTGCCGAAAAACGGCGGATTTCTTAAAGTCGTATCTGGAAAGAATTTATGAACAGCCCAGTATCAAGGAACGGCGGGATTTTCGCGGTGAGCTGGTGGATGAACTGATCGATACTCTGTTGCTTTTTGCCGCCGAAATTCAAGGTATGAAAGAACAGGCGGGCTGGAGTCGCGATTGCGAATTGAGCAGGGCGGAACAGCTCTGGCTGGATCCGTACCGTGGCGCTGAGGATGCCGATTTCAGGCTGGAGCGGGAACAGAATGACTGGCAGCCGGAAATCGCACAACAGTTTGCCTCCTGGCTCAATCATAAAATTGGTGACAAGTCGAAAAAACTTTTTCCCGATGACAAAACCCATCATGAGTGGACCAGGCTGCTCAAGCGAAAACTGGCTCTGCTCAAAGAGGATCTGGAGGTGGAGGTATGA
- the cas3f gene encoding type I-F CRISPR-associated helicase Cas3f translates to MNVLLISQCSKNALKETRRILDQFAERRGDRTWQTPITWEGLATLRKMLKKRARKNTAVACHWIRGKDHSELLWIVGDQSRFNAEGAVPTNITTRNVLRSQDENPWRTAEVIALLAAIAGLFHDFGKATVLFQYKLQPDYTGKGSEPVRHEWLSLRLFLAFIGEDADQLWLERLQEITPEFESVLLSRFVKDTATASKNPFKAVLNRPIALTVAWLIVCHHRLPQLPKQQNSVTLADEVDGWICGKQFKAGWNSPQIYNDDWRDKDWNALWDFSQKTPLSSQRWCAKAHSFAKRALKHHALFGGDWLEDRFTCHLARLVLMLSDHSYSAAEPTLLWQDRAYDPVANTDRKTGQPKQKLDEHNIGVGHNAFLLARRLPNLQRSLPAITRLKALKKRCRNPRFSWQDKAYDLARSIGQRTEAQGFFGINMASTGCGKTLANARVMYGLANEKKGCRFNVALGLRTLTLQTGDDFRQKLHLNEEDLAVLVGSQAVKALHEKQQSDEPGEHNGSESSAAVLDDGQHLVYEGSLEDSVLKEWLQRSPKLQQLVSAPVLVSTIDYLMPATEGGRGGKQIAPMLRLLTSDLVLDEPDDFGLEDLPALCRLANWAGMLGSRVLLSSATLPPSLVQALFAAYCAGRKAYNHTCGEPGLELPVSCAWFDEFGTQQADHHQPEAFAADHKTFIRKRVAKLQRYNQALRRGALLPITAPSTKSEDVVTAVAALLHTQITALHHQHHQTDPATQKTVSLGLVRMANINPLVAVAQALLSLEPPEDVRLHFCVYHSQFPLLVRSRMEEVLDKALDRNNPQSLWENPSIRNALDRYPEQHHIFVVLGTAVTEVGRDHDYDWAIAEPSSMRSLIQLAGRIQRHRHMAPAVPNLLIFSRNMRALRGSEVAYKKPGFESKTFKLTTHDLHELLLPEQYEEISAIPRILPRQPLHPSSNLADLEHCHLQAQLFGHPETPFSASLWWEHNPTWCFEIQRQTPFRQSAPEELFILFQEDESDEPQFNLVTEDGRLITAENRFKRIELNLAERVSPWIPCELSELLAELAEHEGMDLAQCSRCFTEMRLRESEKTWCFHQTLGAFADY, encoded by the coding sequence ATGAATGTCCTGTTGATTTCCCAATGTAGTAAAAACGCCCTGAAAGAGACGCGCCGCATTCTCGATCAATTTGCCGAACGGCGGGGTGATCGCACCTGGCAGACCCCCATCACCTGGGAAGGCCTGGCAACACTGCGTAAAATGCTCAAGAAACGTGCGCGCAAAAATACCGCTGTTGCTTGCCACTGGATACGCGGTAAGGATCACAGCGAACTGCTGTGGATTGTCGGTGATCAGAGCCGCTTCAACGCTGAGGGCGCGGTGCCGACTAATATCACGACACGCAATGTCCTGCGCAGTCAGGATGAGAACCCGTGGCGAACAGCAGAAGTGATAGCGCTATTGGCGGCCATTGCTGGTTTGTTCCATGATTTCGGCAAGGCAACGGTTCTGTTTCAGTACAAACTGCAGCCGGATTATACTGGCAAAGGCAGTGAACCGGTTCGCCACGAATGGTTGAGTCTGCGTCTGTTTCTTGCCTTTATCGGAGAGGATGCCGATCAGCTATGGCTTGAACGACTGCAAGAGATTACCCCGGAGTTCGAAAGCGTTCTGCTTTCCCGGTTCGTAAAAGATACGGCCACAGCCTCCAAAAATCCTTTTAAAGCGGTGTTGAATCGCCCTATTGCTCTGACGGTTGCCTGGCTTATTGTCTGCCACCACCGCTTGCCCCAATTGCCAAAGCAACAGAATAGCGTCACTCTTGCAGACGAGGTGGACGGCTGGATCTGTGGCAAGCAGTTTAAGGCGGGGTGGAATTCTCCGCAAATCTACAATGACGACTGGCGCGATAAAGATTGGAACGCACTGTGGGATTTCTCTCAAAAAACACCTCTCTCTAGTCAGCGCTGGTGCGCCAAGGCGCATAGCTTTGCCAAACGGGCCTTAAAACATCACGCCCTGTTTGGCGGTGATTGGTTGGAGGATCGATTTACCTGCCATCTTGCCCGCCTGGTTCTTATGCTCAGCGATCATAGTTACTCGGCAGCAGAGCCCACACTGTTATGGCAAGATCGTGCTTATGACCCCGTCGCTAATACCGACCGCAAGACTGGTCAGCCCAAACAAAAGCTGGACGAGCATAATATTGGTGTGGGGCACAATGCGTTTTTGCTGGCCAGACGATTGCCCAACCTGCAGCGCAGTCTGCCAGCTATCACCCGACTCAAAGCGTTGAAAAAGAGATGCAGGAACCCACGTTTCTCCTGGCAGGATAAAGCCTATGATCTCGCTCGCAGTATTGGGCAACGCACGGAGGCACAGGGCTTTTTCGGTATTAATATGGCGTCCACCGGCTGCGGTAAAACTTTGGCTAATGCCCGCGTCATGTACGGATTGGCCAATGAAAAGAAGGGCTGCCGGTTCAATGTCGCCCTTGGTTTACGTACACTGACATTGCAGACCGGCGATGATTTTCGACAGAAGCTGCACCTCAATGAGGAAGACTTGGCCGTTCTCGTCGGTTCACAGGCGGTGAAAGCCCTGCATGAAAAGCAGCAATCGGACGAACCCGGTGAGCACAACGGTAGTGAATCCTCAGCTGCGGTTCTCGATGACGGGCAGCACCTAGTGTATGAGGGTAGCCTGGAGGACAGTGTACTCAAAGAGTGGCTTCAGCGTTCGCCCAAGTTGCAACAGTTGGTGAGCGCGCCGGTACTTGTCAGCACCATTGATTATCTGATGCCCGCCACCGAAGGTGGACGCGGCGGCAAGCAGATTGCGCCTATGCTGCGCCTGCTTACCTCAGATTTGGTGTTGGACGAACCGGACGATTTCGGTCTGGAAGATCTTCCGGCGTTGTGCCGTCTGGCCAATTGGGCCGGGATGCTGGGTTCACGGGTGCTGCTGTCTTCCGCTACCTTGCCGCCGTCACTGGTTCAGGCTCTGTTTGCAGCTTATTGCGCTGGTCGCAAGGCCTACAATCACACCTGTGGTGAACCGGGGTTAGAGTTGCCGGTAAGCTGTGCTTGGTTCGATGAATTCGGCACCCAGCAGGCGGACCATCACCAACCGGAAGCCTTTGCTGCGGACCACAAAACATTTATTCGCAAGCGGGTTGCCAAGCTACAACGTTACAATCAAGCTTTGCGCCGTGGTGCATTGCTGCCGATCACCGCACCCTCGACAAAAAGTGAAGATGTGGTAACCGCTGTTGCCGCACTGCTGCACACTCAGATCACAGCCCTTCATCATCAGCATCATCAGACTGATCCTGCCACACAAAAGACGGTTTCTCTCGGCTTGGTGCGTATGGCCAACATCAATCCTTTGGTGGCAGTGGCACAGGCTCTACTCAGTCTGGAGCCTCCGGAAGATGTTCGATTGCATTTCTGTGTGTATCATAGTCAATTTCCCTTGCTGGTGCGTTCGCGGATGGAGGAGGTTCTGGATAAAGCCCTGGATCGCAACAATCCACAATCTCTGTGGGAGAATCCGAGCATCCGCAACGCATTGGACCGTTATCCGGAACAGCATCATATCTTTGTTGTTTTAGGGACGGCGGTTACCGAGGTGGGGCGCGATCATGATTACGATTGGGCCATTGCCGAACCCAGTTCCATGCGTTCCCTTATTCAACTGGCAGGGCGCATCCAGCGCCATCGGCACATGGCTCCAGCCGTACCGAATCTCCTGATTTTCAGCCGCAACATGCGCGCCTTACGCGGTTCAGAGGTTGCTTATAAAAAGCCGGGATTTGAATCGAAGACCTTCAAGCTGACCACACATGACCTGCATGAACTGTTATTGCCCGAGCAGTATGAAGAGATCAGCGCCATTCCACGTATCCTGCCACGTCAACCGCTGCACCCGTCATCCAATCTGGCGGATCTGGAGCATTGCCATCTACAGGCGCAACTTTTCGGCCATCCCGAAACACCGTTCAGCGCCTCCCTGTGGTGGGAACACAACCCGACCTGGTGTTTTGAGATTCAGCGCCAGACCCCTTTCCGCCAATCTGCCCCCGAAGAGTTGTTTATTCTCTTTCAGGAAGACGAAAGTGACGAGCCGCAGTTTAATCTGGTGACGGAGGATGGACGCCTGATTACGGCGGAAAACCGATTTAAGCGGATTGAGCTGAATCTGGCGGAGCGGGTGAGTCCGTGGATTCCCTGCGAGCTCAGCGAACTACTCGCCGAACTCGCAGAGCATGAAGGGATGGATCTGGCGCAGTGCTCCCGCTGTTTTACCGAGATGCGGCTGAGGGAATCAGAAAAAACATGGTGCTTCCATCAAACCTTGGGAGCCTTTGCCGACTACTGA
- the cas1f gene encoding type I-F CRISPR-associated endonuclease Cas1f, which translates to MDDISPSDLKTILHSKRANLYYLEHCRVLVNGGRVEYVTDEGKNSLYWNIPIANTTSLLLGTGTSITQAAMRELAKAGVLVGFCGGGGTPLFTATERDTDILWFSPQSEYRPTEYLQAWVQFWFDDEKRLQAAKMIQLVRLERLEKGWLQNRRLAECGFVIEAEPFKTLLNASRLRIEKATDVNALLVEEARLTKQLFKLAVNAVDYGDFVRCKRGTGTDPANRFLDHGNYLAYGMGATATWVLGLPHGLAVLHGKTRRGGLVFDVADLVKDAVILPQAFISAARGDEEQEFRRNCIEALTRSGSLDFMIDCLKKIAATVGR; encoded by the coding sequence ATGGACGATATCTCACCGTCGGATTTGAAGACTATTTTACATTCAAAGCGCGCCAATCTTTACTATCTGGAGCATTGCCGAGTGCTGGTCAATGGCGGGCGGGTGGAATATGTCACCGATGAAGGGAAAAACTCGCTGTACTGGAACATCCCCATCGCCAACACCACGTCTCTTCTTCTTGGAACCGGAACGTCCATCACCCAGGCCGCCATGCGTGAACTGGCCAAGGCTGGGGTGTTGGTCGGATTTTGCGGTGGCGGTGGCACACCGCTTTTCACGGCAACCGAGCGTGACACCGATATCCTGTGGTTTTCTCCGCAAAGCGAATACCGCCCCACGGAATACCTGCAAGCCTGGGTGCAATTCTGGTTTGACGATGAAAAGCGGCTACAGGCGGCTAAGATGATTCAGCTCGTGCGGTTGGAACGGCTGGAAAAAGGCTGGCTGCAAAACAGACGACTGGCTGAATGTGGTTTTGTGATTGAGGCTGAACCTTTCAAAACGTTGCTGAATGCGAGCCGCTTACGTATTGAAAAGGCAACGGACGTCAATGCCCTGCTGGTTGAGGAAGCACGCCTGACAAAACAGCTGTTCAAGCTGGCGGTGAATGCCGTGGATTACGGCGATTTTGTCCGCTGCAAACGCGGCACCGGCACTGATCCGGCCAACCGTTTTCTCGACCACGGCAACTATCTTGCCTACGGCATGGGGGCTACGGCTACCTGGGTGCTGGGATTGCCGCACGGACTGGCCGTGCTGCATGGTAAAACACGGCGTGGCGGCCTGGTGTTTGACGTGGCCGATCTGGTGAAAGATGCGGTGATTCTTCCCCAAGCCTTTATCTCCGCTGCGCGGGGTGATGAAGAACAGGAGTTTCGGCGCAACTGCATAGAGGCCTTGACCCGCTCGGGCTCTCTGGATTTCATGATCGACTGTCTCAAAAAGATTGCCGCGACTGTGGGGCGGTGA
- a CDS encoding WYL domain-containing transcriptional regulator yields the protein MLSRIERFFWFDHQIRQGNYPNAPKLARQFEISERTAKRDIDALTNQIGAPLEYNATRRGYRYSDASYSLTWTRFSHQEIMAMLILRRMLDSGGASPLSGELNALCEKMLTNLEQCGIDREHLDHCFSANWSHYIPVDETIFQQLGEAVLTRRKVYFSYQSPTRPQASSRMVHPYHLQHYSGSWYLISWCEEQQDWRTFQLSRISQMHLTDTPFDYRDPETWQHKIQGACGIFQDQHHQPVTLRFSARRAPFVREQHWCDGQQQVLRDDGRLELTIPVADYREIVMKILEHGAEVEVVSPEDLRQQVAEEIARMSAVYR from the coding sequence ATGCTGTCCCGTATTGAACGCTTTTTCTGGTTTGACCATCAGATCCGCCAGGGCAACTATCCCAACGCACCCAAGCTGGCACGCCAGTTTGAGATCAGCGAGCGCACGGCCAAGCGTGATATCGACGCCCTGACCAACCAGATTGGTGCCCCGCTGGAATACAACGCCACCCGGCGCGGGTATCGCTACAGCGACGCCAGCTACAGCCTGACCTGGACGCGGTTCTCCCATCAGGAGATCATGGCTATGCTCATTCTGCGCCGCATGCTCGACAGCGGCGGGGCGTCGCCGCTTAGTGGTGAACTCAACGCTCTGTGCGAAAAGATGCTCACCAATCTGGAGCAATGCGGGATTGACCGTGAACATCTTGACCACTGTTTTTCCGCCAATTGGAGTCATTACATTCCGGTGGATGAGACCATCTTTCAGCAACTCGGTGAGGCGGTGCTGACCCGGCGCAAGGTCTATTTCAGCTACCAGAGTCCGACCCGTCCGCAAGCGAGCAGCCGCATGGTGCATCCCTACCATCTGCAACATTACAGCGGCAGTTGGTATCTGATTAGCTGGTGTGAAGAGCAGCAGGATTGGCGCACCTTCCAGTTGTCACGCATCAGCCAGATGCACCTCACCGATACACCCTTTGACTACCGTGATCCAGAAACCTGGCAGCATAAAATTCAGGGCGCGTGCGGTATTTTTCAGGATCAGCACCATCAGCCAGTCACCCTACGCTTCAGCGCCCGGCGTGCGCCGTTTGTGCGAGAGCAACACTGGTGCGATGGTCAGCAGCAGGTTCTACGCGACGATGGCCGCCTGGAGTTGACCATCCCCGTGGCCGATTACAGGGAAATCGTCATGAAGATCCTCGAGCACGGCGCTGAGGTGGAAGTGGTATCGCCCGAAGATCTGCGTCAGCAGGTGGCCGAGGAGATTGCACGGATGAGCGCTGTTTATCGCTGA